Within the Clostridium scatologenes genome, the region TATAATTAATATTGACTGTATTATAGGTGAAAATAATAGGTTCTTTAAAAGTAAAATATATGCAATGATATTGTTTAGTAAATTCAATAAATTAGATAAAAATTGTAGCAAATGCTATATAATAATTATTAATTAGGAAGATAAAGCTTAGCGAAAAAATAATAATTTTTATTTTATTGTAATTAATAAATTTTGTTTTAAATTAGAAATTAACTAAGAATAATATTGAAGATTATTTAAGTTTAGAAGAGGTGTAACATATGAAAGTTGGAGATATAGTACAAATACAAGATGAAAATGAATGGAAAGGATTATATGGAGTAGTGGAATATGTAACAGTAGGAATATCACATATATTTTGTGTTCAGAATCCATGTTATTTATATGTAGCTAAAAAGGATAATAATATAAAGGTCATCAAGTGATTTTTAGAAGGACTTATCTAGGTATGTAGAATCGCTTGGCAACTAGTTAAGTAGAGAAGTAAAATTTATAATTTTATGAGAATCACTTAATCATTAGATAAAGGAGAAGATGTTTCATATAAAGAAAATGGTGTATTAGTAATAGTGGTGATCTGATAAAAGAAAGTAAAAAAGATTAGTACAAAGAAATAATATTATAAAAAATTGTATATAAAGTATAGTTTAATATAGTTAAAATTATAGGACACTCTGTAGGCAGAGTGTTTTTGTATAAAAATATAAAAAATAAAATAGAAAAAGATTGAAAATTTAGAAAATATAGAATATAATAAAAATAGAAGTATTATGGTAAAATGGAAATATTATATAGGGAGGTGCAGCCATGAAAAATATACAAGAATGTGAATATTTGCTTACTGAAATTGACAATATGAGAAAGCATATGTATGTCATTATTGAAAGAGGAGTAAGCCTAACCGATGATGAAATGCTTGAAATAAGTCAAAGGCTCGATTCCTTATTAAATGACTACAATAAACTTATATACAATAAAAATGTACAAGTTGCTTAAGCTATATATTGGTAATTTAAAGTATTCTAAAAAAATAAAATATTGTTTATAATTAGATAAGCATTTGTAGAAATACTGATGCTTATTTATTTCTAAAATATAACTAAATGTAAATTTGAAAGAGGAATTAATATTAGAAATTGAAAGTATCCTTACAGTTTTTATATGTAAAAATAGTAAATATTTTAATTTATATGTATAAGTTGTATAATATATTGTAATTATAATATATTACATAGGAGGGAAAAATATGTTATCACCAGTTGTT harbors:
- a CDS encoding aspartyl-phosphate phosphatase Spo0E family protein, translating into MKNIQECEYLLTEIDNMRKHMYVIIERGVSLTDDEMLEISQRLDSLLNDYNKLIYNKNVQVA